A single window of Marispirochaeta aestuarii DNA harbors:
- a CDS encoding M15 family metallopeptidase → MNIPGFLTGKLVVFLYLFSFSPGLFAEVPMEVQPEGAPREEARRSFSGEEVVRAFYRAYPDRIERIALLAGDWAMLVDGSWFFWAEGRLLPEELRMQHRDYSPYPFYRYPRTLPALGEPDPQEAARLRARVSSREENPPRRHPGFFNALWRIYDRDTSWARMKTTFFLGHRIELHRELLEDLAAVEETIQEVMKTDADLRRFVAGLSGFDAYNWRIIAGTASMSFHAYGAAVDLLPGDYRGLQAYWRWAARYYPDWFTLPYEQRFMPPDSFVRAFEEQGFIWGGKWFYFDTIHFEYRPELLILNGW, encoded by the coding sequence TTGAATATTCCAGGATTTCTTACAGGGAAACTTGTCGTTTTTTTATACCTGTTCTCATTTTCTCCGGGCCTTTTTGCCGAAGTCCCCATGGAGGTGCAGCCCGAGGGTGCCCCCCGGGAGGAAGCGCGGAGGAGTTTTTCCGGAGAGGAGGTCGTCAGGGCTTTTTACAGGGCCTATCCCGACAGGATTGAGCGTATCGCCCTCCTGGCCGGGGACTGGGCCATGCTTGTTGACGGCAGCTGGTTTTTCTGGGCCGAAGGACGGCTTCTTCCGGAAGAACTTAGAATGCAGCACCGGGATTATTCTCCTTACCCCTTTTACCGGTACCCCCGGACTCTGCCCGCCTTAGGGGAACCTGATCCTCAGGAGGCTGCCAGGCTGCGGGCCAGGGTCAGCTCCCGGGAGGAGAACCCCCCGCGGCGGCACCCCGGATTCTTCAACGCCCTGTGGCGAATTTACGACCGGGATACCAGCTGGGCGCGGATGAAAACCACCTTTTTTCTGGGCCACAGGATTGAGCTGCACCGGGAGCTGCTGGAGGACCTGGCGGCGGTGGAGGAGACAATCCAGGAGGTCATGAAGACTGATGCTGATCTGCGCCGTTTCGTTGCCGGCCTTTCAGGCTTCGACGCTTACAACTGGCGTATAATTGCAGGCACGGCATCCATGAGCTTTCATGCCTACGGTGCCGCGGTAGACCTTCTTCCGGGGGACTACCGGGGACTCCAGGCCTACTGGCGCTGGGCGGCCCGCTATTATCCTGACTGGTTTACCCTTCCCTACGAACAGCGCTTCATGCCTCCGGACTCCTTCGTCCGGGCCTTTGAAGAGCAGGGATTTATCTGGGGAGGGAAATGGTTCTACTTCGATACAATCCATTTTGAATACCGGCCGGAACTTCTGATTCTGAACGGCTGGTAG
- a CDS encoding HDOD domain-containing protein, with the protein METIRVGDLQNGMVLAEDVHDMYGRRLLTAGCVINEKNLEILKTWGISDVCVTVESKIALGIQHTEKKNEPVSGESLELFSLVDRNDPLIREIWQQSISIRSKRPYDRFLKNTKEVAPPQRNSLPANPAAIIEMGEFTALPEVYNHILSVINDERSSAIDISDAVTKDPSFTSRLLNLANSSFYALKNSVDTVSKAVSIIGTRQLGTLALGISISRSFFKRGENDASLTEFWRHSIATAIAARTLAIFLKEKNTERYFIGGLLHDIGKLLLYTRLHDAVYYIDTICRSHSLTQFTAERSILGFSHSDIGRELCLKLNMPENLLAMITDHHSVAESLRPFEATIIHFADIIVNGIKKGSSGELYVPPLQEAAREYLSLKPAAIDAVVRQVETHSEEITEIMLHD; encoded by the coding sequence ATGGAAACGATACGTGTAGGTGACTTACAAAACGGAATGGTCCTTGCGGAGGATGTGCATGACATGTACGGCCGGCGTCTACTCACCGCCGGCTGTGTAATAAATGAGAAGAACCTTGAAATCCTCAAGACCTGGGGAATATCCGATGTATGCGTTACCGTCGAGTCGAAGATAGCCCTGGGAATTCAGCACACAGAGAAGAAAAATGAACCTGTATCCGGAGAGAGCCTGGAACTCTTCTCCCTGGTGGACAGAAACGACCCTCTCATTCGAGAAATCTGGCAGCAAAGCATAAGTATCCGTTCAAAACGCCCCTACGACAGATTCCTGAAGAACACCAAAGAAGTAGCACCGCCCCAGCGAAACAGTCTCCCGGCAAATCCCGCGGCCATCATTGAAATGGGGGAATTCACGGCTCTCCCGGAGGTGTACAATCACATCCTCTCCGTCATCAACGATGAGCGCAGTTCAGCCATCGACATATCCGACGCGGTAACCAAGGACCCCAGCTTCACCTCCCGCCTGCTGAACCTGGCGAACAGCTCTTTCTACGCCCTGAAAAACAGCGTCGACACCGTCAGCAAAGCAGTCTCCATAATCGGAACACGGCAACTTGGAACCCTGGCCCTGGGGATCAGCATCAGCAGGAGTTTTTTCAAGAGGGGAGAGAATGATGCATCCCTTACGGAGTTCTGGCGTCACAGCATTGCCACCGCCATTGCCGCCAGGACCCTGGCCATCTTTCTGAAAGAGAAAAACACGGAGCGCTATTTTATCGGTGGTCTGCTTCACGATATCGGCAAGCTCCTCCTGTATACCCGGCTGCACGACGCAGTTTACTATATCGATACCATCTGCCGCAGCCATTCCCTTACACAGTTCACCGCAGAGCGCAGCATTCTGGGTTTTTCCCATTCCGATATCGGCCGGGAGCTCTGCCTGAAACTCAATATGCCGGAAAACCTTCTGGCCATGATTACCGACCACCACAGCGTGGCGGAAAGCCTGAGACCCTTTGAAGCCACGATAATCCATTTTGCCGACATCATAGTCAACGGAATAAAAAAAGGTTCCAGTGGAGAACTCTATGTACCTCCTCTTCAGGAGGCTGCCCGGGAGTACCTCTCACTCAAGCCTGCCGCCATAGACGCCGTTGTCCGTCAGGTGGAGACCCATTCTGAAGAAATAACGGAGATAATGCTCCATGACTGA
- a CDS encoding TIGR03546 family protein, which produces MLSFIAKFLAALNANSRPGEIGAAASFGFMLALIPGGNLLWFALFILVFLLKVHLATALLVMVLGKLVVPLLDPLIELLGLAILNQESLFPLFTAMADMPLLPYTNYNHSLVTGGFAAGIILWIPLFFLFILLVRLYRSYLWPKLAENRLVKGFLRYPLVKKISGAVGKVGGFWKGVR; this is translated from the coding sequence ATGCTCTCGTTTATAGCCAAATTCCTCGCCGCCCTGAATGCCAATTCCCGGCCGGGGGAGATCGGGGCCGCCGCCTCTTTCGGCTTCATGCTGGCCCTGATTCCAGGGGGGAACCTGCTCTGGTTCGCCCTCTTTATTCTGGTGTTTCTGCTCAAGGTTCACCTGGCGACGGCGCTGCTGGTGATGGTGCTCGGTAAACTGGTCGTCCCCCTGCTTGACCCCCTTATTGAACTTCTTGGTCTGGCAATTCTGAACCAGGAATCCCTTTTTCCCCTCTTCACCGCCATGGCCGACATGCCCCTGCTGCCCTACACCAACTATAACCACTCCCTGGTTACAGGGGGGTTCGCTGCAGGTATCATTCTCTGGATACCCCTCTTTTTTCTCTTCATACTGCTGGTACGGCTGTACCGCAGCTATCTCTGGCCGAAGCTTGCGGAGAACCGGCTGGTTAAGGGCTTTTTACGCTATCCCCTGGTCAAAAAGATCAGCGGGGCCGTCGGCAAGGTCGGCGGATTCTGGAAGGGAGTACGCTGA
- a CDS encoding sensor histidine kinase, with translation MRSVQKERKGQFLSIILPLVLLTSLYFTSFYNYLLFHSLSELFSIIIACGVFMIAWNARDLMETPVLVHLGVAYLFIAFLDTMHTLSYTGMGIFTDYSYHANQLWIAARYTEALSLLGFVLFITTKQRNYRPTFIGYLAVTTLIMISIFPTNIFPVCFIEGSGQTLFKIVSEYVIVAILFVTLLVFRSRRGLFPPGLFRFFYWSIAATIGSEFAFTLYTDNYGLLNMLGHYLKILSFYLIYRSLVSEGIRNPIKLFYSELEKTARDLDEANKTKNKLFTIIAHDLKNAFNSTIGITNLMLSNTHRGASTDEENRELIGMINVSAKSTYDLLENLLAWSQAESGRLIVRTEPVDIIELCRSVHAYAHTSAKAKEINLRLETDEDRLQVMADSNMIYTVLRNLVDNAIKYTRRGGSVSISLRANRSLARIEITDSGIGMSSEEIRGLYSPDKNPSRPGTEDEKGTGLGLQLARDFLKKNGSALEISSAPGNGTRMGFSLPRAPEQVSGLL, from the coding sequence ATGAGGTCTGTTCAAAAAGAACGAAAAGGTCAATTTCTTTCAATCATTTTACCCCTGGTTCTGTTGACATCCCTCTATTTTACCAGCTTTTACAATTACCTTCTGTTTCATTCCCTGTCGGAGCTTTTCAGCATCATCATTGCCTGCGGGGTATTCATGATCGCCTGGAACGCCAGAGACCTGATGGAGACCCCGGTGCTGGTACACCTGGGAGTTGCGTATCTTTTTATCGCTTTCCTCGATACCATGCACACCCTTTCCTATACAGGGATGGGGATCTTCACAGACTACAGCTACCATGCAAATCAGCTCTGGATTGCGGCCCGCTATACAGAGGCGCTCAGCCTGCTGGGATTCGTGCTTTTTATAACGACAAAACAACGAAACTACAGACCGACCTTTATTGGTTACCTTGCCGTCACAACCCTGATCATGATCTCTATCTTCCCGACAAATATATTCCCGGTCTGCTTTATCGAGGGCAGCGGTCAGACCCTCTTCAAGATTGTCAGCGAATATGTGATCGTCGCTATCCTCTTTGTCACTCTGTTGGTCTTCCGTTCCCGGCGGGGACTCTTTCCGCCCGGCCTTTTCAGGTTTTTTTACTGGTCCATAGCCGCCACCATCGGGAGCGAGTTTGCCTTTACCCTGTATACCGATAACTACGGGCTGCTGAACATGCTGGGGCACTACCTGAAAATCCTTTCCTTTTACCTGATTTACCGCTCCCTGGTTAGCGAGGGCATCCGGAATCCGATAAAACTCTTCTATTCCGAACTGGAAAAGACCGCCCGGGATCTGGACGAGGCCAATAAAACCAAGAACAAACTTTTTACCATCATCGCCCACGACCTCAAGAATGCCTTTAATTCCACCATCGGGATAACAAACCTGATGCTGTCAAATACACACCGGGGCGCTTCGACAGATGAGGAAAACCGCGAGCTTATAGGCATGATAAATGTCTCCGCCAAATCGACCTATGACCTGCTGGAAAATCTCCTGGCCTGGTCCCAGGCCGAATCCGGCAGGCTTATAGTACGGACTGAGCCTGTCGATATCATTGAACTCTGCAGAAGCGTCCATGCCTATGCCCATACGAGCGCCAAGGCTAAAGAGATAAATCTGCGCCTCGAAACCGACGAGGATCGTCTGCAGGTTATGGCAGACAGCAATATGATCTATACGGTTTTGCGGAACCTTGTGGACAACGCCATCAAGTACACCCGACGGGGCGGATCAGTTTCAATCAGCCTCAGGGCAAACAGGAGCCTGGCCAGGATCGAGATTACAGATTCGGGCATTGGAATGAGTTCAGAAGAGATCAGGGGATTATATTCCCCCGACAAAAACCCCTCCCGCCCGGGGACAGAGGATGAAAAGGGCACAGGCCTGGGTCTCCAGCTGGCCCGGGATTTCCTGAAAAAAAACGGGAGCGCCCTGGAAATCAGCAGCGCTCCCGGCAACGGTACCCGTATGGGTTTCAGTCTGCCCCGTGCTCCAGAGCAAGTTTCAGGTCTGCTATAA
- a CDS encoding MarC family protein codes for MFIISNAITLLLVMDPFGNIPAFLALLSNMDPGRRRRVILRELIIALAILIIFLLFGGYILKGMHISEPALSIAGGLILFLIALKMIFPETVRGQGIAGDEEPLIVPLAVPLIAGPSTIVMLTLLATRHPDRITETFLALLIAWLSTVLILLLSDLLRTLMGTRILKAIERLMGMILTTVAVQMLLSGIAEYLSSLGMI; via the coding sequence ATGTTTATCATATCCAATGCAATAACCCTTCTGCTGGTAATGGATCCCTTCGGAAATATACCGGCTTTTCTGGCCCTGTTATCCAACATGGATCCCGGACGCCGGCGGCGGGTAATTCTGCGGGAACTGATCATTGCCCTGGCGATTCTGATAATCTTCCTGCTATTCGGCGGCTATATCCTCAAGGGAATGCATATTTCCGAGCCTGCCCTCTCCATCGCCGGAGGACTTATCCTCTTTCTGATTGCCCTGAAAATGATCTTTCCCGAAACCGTCCGGGGGCAGGGGATTGCCGGCGATGAGGAGCCCTTGATCGTCCCCCTGGCCGTACCCCTTATCGCAGGCCCCTCAACCATAGTAATGCTGACCCTGCTGGCCACCCGGCACCCGGACCGCATTACGGAAACCTTCCTGGCCCTGCTTATCGCCTGGCTCTCCACGGTGCTTATTCTGCTTTTATCGGACCTACTCAGGACACTGATGGGCACGAGGATACTCAAGGCCATCGAGAGACTCATGGGGATGATCCTGACCACCGTGGCGGTACAGATGCTCTTAAGCGGAATTGCCGAATACCTCTCCAGCCTGGGTATGATATAG
- a CDS encoding CBS and ACT domain-containing protein has product MTVGKRMTQNPITILPHDSVAKARKIMQREKIHRLPVVDKHGKLKGIVTEKDLLKASPSTATALDVYEISELLSELQVESVMTVDPITIDVETPIEDAARIMAENNIGGLPIMKEGHLAGIITESDLFKLFVELFGVRRSGIRATILIPEKRGELADIAVAIRDKGGNIISIGTFLGEDMTNALLTLKVEDMSREDLISCLSPYVEEIRDVREV; this is encoded by the coding sequence ATGACTGTGGGTAAGCGAATGACTCAGAATCCCATAACAATATTGCCGCACGATTCAGTAGCCAAAGCCCGGAAAATAATGCAGCGGGAAAAAATCCATCGACTCCCCGTTGTGGATAAGCATGGCAAACTCAAGGGGATTGTAACAGAAAAGGATCTGCTGAAGGCCTCGCCCTCCACGGCTACCGCGCTGGATGTGTATGAAATATCCGAACTCCTTTCGGAACTCCAGGTTGAATCGGTAATGACCGTCGACCCCATCACCATCGACGTGGAAACCCCTATCGAGGATGCTGCCCGTATAATGGCGGAAAATAACATCGGCGGCCTCCCGATCATGAAAGAGGGACACCTGGCGGGCATTATTACCGAATCCGACCTCTTCAAACTCTTTGTGGAGCTCTTCGGCGTACGGCGTTCCGGTATTCGGGCGACCATCCTTATTCCGGAGAAGCGCGGAGAACTGGCAGACATAGCTGTTGCAATACGCGACAAGGGTGGAAACATCATCTCCATCGGAACCTTTCTGGGAGAAGATATGACCAATGCCCTGCTGACCCTGAAGGTCGAAGATATGAGCAGGGAGGACCTTATTTCCTGTCTGTCCCCCTATGTCGAAGAGATACGGGATGTACGGGAGGTCTGA
- a CDS encoding aldo/keto reductase — protein sequence MNRRRLGKTGFSITEVSLGTWQVGGKWGSAFDNANAEKIINSAIDGGVNFIDTADVYSDGESEKAVGRVVKSRSERIYVATKCGRQIRPHVAEGYTPEALRSYVEGSLKRTGLDRLDLIQLHCPPGEVYYRPEIFGLFEDLKREGKIAHLGVSVEKIDEALKASEYDNVTTVQIIFNMFRQRPAEDFFPLARQREIGIIVRVPLASGLLSGKFTAETTFGTRDHRSFNRDGSAFDKGETFSGVPFETGLQAVEELKELFSGDTALASIALRWILMFPEVTTVIPGASRPEQVVSNVGSADLPPLTQEQMDKVRKIYDTHIKPLVHTNW from the coding sequence ATGAACAGAAGAAGACTTGGTAAAACCGGTTTCAGCATTACAGAGGTTTCCCTGGGTACCTGGCAGGTGGGGGGAAAATGGGGCAGTGCTTTTGACAATGCCAACGCCGAAAAAATAATCAATTCCGCCATCGACGGGGGAGTCAATTTTATCGACACCGCGGATGTTTATTCCGACGGAGAAAGCGAAAAGGCCGTCGGCCGTGTTGTCAAATCCAGAAGCGAGCGGATTTACGTGGCAACAAAATGCGGTCGTCAGATCCGGCCCCATGTGGCGGAAGGCTATACACCTGAAGCACTCCGATCCTACGTGGAAGGGAGCCTGAAACGAACCGGTCTGGACCGGCTGGATCTGATTCAGCTTCACTGCCCCCCCGGGGAGGTATATTACCGTCCGGAGATATTCGGTCTCTTTGAAGACCTTAAACGGGAAGGGAAAATCGCCCATCTCGGAGTCTCGGTGGAAAAAATCGACGAGGCCCTGAAGGCTTCGGAATACGATAACGTCACCACCGTTCAGATCATTTTCAATATGTTCCGCCAGCGTCCGGCGGAAGATTTTTTTCCCCTTGCCCGGCAAAGGGAGATCGGAATCATTGTACGGGTGCCCCTGGCCTCTGGCCTTCTGAGTGGAAAGTTCACCGCGGAAACGACCTTCGGTACCCGTGACCACCGGAGTTTCAACCGGGACGGTTCGGCCTTCGACAAGGGAGAGACCTTCTCCGGTGTGCCCTTTGAAACAGGTCTGCAGGCGGTGGAGGAGCTCAAGGAACTTTTTTCCGGTGATACCGCCCTGGCGTCCATCGCCCTGCGCTGGATACTCATGTTCCCCGAGGTTACCACGGTAATTCCGGGAGCTTCCCGGCCGGAACAGGTTGTCTCCAATGTCGGATCAGCGGATCTGCCGCCCCTTACACAGGAACAGATGGATAAAGTCCGTAAAATATACGACACACACATAAAACCCCTGGTTCATACGAACTGGTAG
- a CDS encoding TIGR03545 family protein — MAKTKSVKLPKMFRKPIPKKRFEKKILRRIYLAKERDFLLSLAKQDEQERYVISGELSKAEAKHLATLAKSIRKNRGLVTGWKAAILAVIIGSLLVFNFLFKDRLAEAGMEAALENVFRARAEAEGVHLSLFRGSLSFESLSVADRDKPMENLFELSRSELRVNIWELLKKRLVIERAVCSGIRLGTPRDSSGALPEAETTEAGFSPGDSRSSGLGALLADTDPEALLQAQFDRLRSPAYLDEVNGRYRQALDLWPERIEAVQNDLEAGRTAASRIAALKIQEIDSLQEAADAAKVIQDNYPRVEEAASTLRRTNRDFQQDREALTDLQRGVRDALEEDYRLLESVVADPGGELGGVASQAAENLLKARIGRYYDYALKAIDASRKMKSENGKKEAADVRRQGAVVKFPVRGYPRFMIEELYISYGSSGSGEYLEASAQDISSDQEIVGRPVRFSLNAEDGVHRISGEGSLDTRQGAQEFLSLEGGLEGGGFALGNALSGIGLEELKGSADGSIVFSIDPGMKGAGTAEIRLEDMNPIFQDDGNLLQNAVREVLASTNSAVFTVSFEADEGGFTRFRVKSDLDALLARRVGAFLDAEASRLRERLKVLLREELASALEENAELENLLGTWGGELAEDLREAGSLEDLARSQEERLDTRMREIRDEAAGEVQDKAEDLIKDAAKDFKLPF, encoded by the coding sequence ATGGCAAAGACCAAATCCGTAAAGCTGCCGAAAATGTTTCGGAAACCCATACCGAAAAAGCGCTTCGAAAAGAAGATACTCCGGCGGATCTACCTTGCGAAGGAGAGGGATTTCCTGCTTTCTCTGGCAAAACAGGATGAGCAGGAGAGGTATGTCATATCCGGGGAACTTTCAAAGGCCGAGGCGAAACACCTCGCGACCCTGGCTAAATCCATACGGAAAAACAGAGGGCTCGTCACCGGCTGGAAGGCCGCAATTCTGGCGGTCATTATCGGTTCTCTGCTTGTCTTTAATTTCCTTTTCAAGGACCGTCTTGCAGAGGCGGGCATGGAAGCGGCCCTGGAGAATGTATTTCGCGCCAGGGCGGAAGCAGAAGGTGTTCACCTTTCGCTGTTCCGGGGATCCCTCTCTTTTGAATCCCTGTCGGTGGCGGATCGGGACAAACCCATGGAAAACCTTTTTGAACTCTCCCGTTCCGAGCTGCGGGTAAACATCTGGGAGCTGCTGAAAAAGCGCCTCGTCATCGAACGGGCGGTATGCTCCGGCATCCGGCTCGGGACCCCCCGGGACTCCTCCGGTGCGCTGCCCGAGGCCGAGACGACTGAGGCAGGTTTCTCTCCCGGGGACAGCAGGTCCTCCGGTCTCGGGGCACTGCTGGCGGACACAGATCCCGAGGCTCTGCTGCAGGCCCAGTTTGACCGGCTGCGGAGTCCTGCCTACCTGGATGAGGTGAACGGCCGCTATCGTCAGGCGCTCGACCTCTGGCCGGAGAGGATCGAGGCTGTGCAGAATGATCTGGAGGCCGGAAGAACGGCGGCTTCCCGTATCGCGGCCCTGAAGATACAGGAGATTGACAGCCTGCAGGAGGCCGCGGACGCGGCGAAGGTGATTCAGGATAATTATCCCCGGGTGGAAGAAGCCGCCTCCACGCTACGCCGGACCAATCGGGATTTTCAGCAGGACCGGGAGGCTCTGACGGATCTGCAGAGGGGAGTACGGGATGCCCTGGAGGAGGATTACCGGCTTCTGGAGTCCGTGGTGGCAGATCCCGGAGGAGAACTCGGCGGGGTGGCTTCCCAGGCGGCGGAGAACCTCCTGAAGGCCCGGATCGGCAGGTACTATGACTATGCCCTGAAAGCCATTGATGCCTCCAGAAAGATGAAATCGGAGAATGGTAAAAAAGAAGCTGCGGATGTTCGCCGACAGGGCGCTGTTGTAAAATTTCCGGTCCGGGGATATCCCCGGTTCATGATTGAGGAGCTCTATATCTCCTACGGGAGTTCCGGTTCCGGAGAGTATCTTGAAGCATCCGCGCAGGATATAAGCTCTGACCAGGAGATCGTCGGGCGGCCGGTTCGGTTCTCCCTGAATGCCGAGGACGGCGTGCATCGTATCAGCGGAGAAGGTTCTCTGGACACCCGGCAAGGGGCACAGGAGTTTCTCTCCCTGGAAGGCGGCCTTGAAGGCGGCGGTTTCGCTCTAGGAAATGCCCTGTCCGGAATCGGACTTGAGGAACTGAAGGGCTCCGCCGACGGAAGCATCGTGTTCAGTATCGATCCCGGGATGAAGGGTGCCGGAACCGCAGAGATCCGGCTGGAGGATATGAACCCCATTTTTCAGGATGACGGAAACCTGCTGCAGAATGCTGTCCGGGAGGTCCTTGCCTCTACGAACAGCGCGGTTTTTACGGTATCCTTCGAAGCTGACGAGGGCGGTTTTACCCGTTTCCGGGTGAAAAGCGATCTGGATGCCCTGCTCGCCCGGCGGGTGGGTGCTTTTCTGGATGCCGAGGCATCCAGACTCCGGGAACGCCTTAAGGTTCTGCTTCGGGAGGAGCTGGCATCTGCCCTTGAGGAAAACGCCGAGCTTGAAAACCTGCTGGGTACCTGGGGTGGAGAGCTTGCTGAGGACCTCCGTGAGGCAGGCAGTCTGGAGGACCTTGCCCGGTCCCAGGAGGAACGTCTGGATACCAGAATGCGGGAGATCCGGGACGAGGCCGCCGGAGAAGTACAGGACAAGGCGGAGGATCTGATAAAGGATGCCGCTAAGGATTTCAAGCTGCCCTTCTAA
- a CDS encoding O-acetylhomoserine aminocarboxypropyltransferase/cysteine synthase family protein: MSSKFHFETLALHAGQVPDSDQHSRGVPVYRTSAYTFTNTEHAANLFALKELGNIYTRIMNPTQAVLEERMAALEGGAAALALASGTSAVFYSIINVASAGEEIVSSSNLYGGTFTMFHDILPQFGITVRFVDPEDLDGLEKAINEKTRAVYFETIGNPGLVVADIEKIAALAHENSLPLIVDSTFTTPYLLRPIEYGADIVVHSLTKWLGGHGAGIGGVVIDSGRFDWTNPKFRLFNEPDPSYHGIRYAHDLGDLNPVAFIMRMRLVPLRNLGAALSPDNAWIFLQGLETLPLRMERHSENAFKVAEFLENHPRVEWVSYPGLPSNPAYERNAGYLKRGFGGMVVFGIKGGAEAGSAFVEGLKLFSHVANVGDAKSLVIHPASTTHSQLSPEDQITAGVRPELIRLSVGLEHIDDIIADLKLALEHGAD, encoded by the coding sequence ATGTCGTCAAAATTCCATTTTGAAACCCTGGCGCTGCATGCCGGACAGGTACCCGACAGCGATCAGCACTCCCGGGGTGTCCCGGTTTACAGGACCAGCGCCTACACCTTTACCAATACCGAACATGCGGCAAACCTGTTCGCCCTGAAGGAGCTGGGTAATATTTATACCCGCATTATGAACCCGACCCAGGCGGTCCTCGAGGAGCGTATGGCGGCACTGGAAGGCGGTGCGGCCGCCCTGGCCCTGGCATCGGGAACCTCGGCGGTTTTCTATTCGATTATAAACGTTGCCTCCGCCGGGGAAGAGATCGTCTCGTCCAGCAACCTCTACGGCGGCACCTTTACCATGTTCCACGATATTCTTCCCCAGTTCGGTATTACCGTACGCTTTGTTGACCCGGAAGATCTGGATGGGCTGGAAAAGGCAATCAACGAAAAGACCCGGGCAGTTTACTTCGAGACCATCGGAAACCCGGGACTGGTGGTGGCGGATATCGAAAAGATCGCCGCCCTGGCCCACGAAAACTCCCTGCCCCTGATTGTGGATTCCACTTTTACAACACCGTATCTGCTTCGGCCCATCGAATACGGGGCGGATATCGTGGTTCACTCCCTGACAAAGTGGCTGGGAGGCCATGGTGCGGGAATCGGCGGTGTGGTAATAGACTCCGGCCGCTTCGACTGGACGAACCCCAAATTCAGGCTTTTCAACGAGCCGGACCCCTCCTATCATGGTATTCGCTACGCCCACGATCTGGGAGATCTTAACCCGGTGGCCTTTATCATGCGCATGAGACTGGTTCCCTTACGAAACCTGGGGGCGGCCCTCTCTCCGGATAACGCCTGGATCTTTCTGCAGGGGCTTGAGACCCTGCCCCTGCGAATGGAACGTCACAGCGAGAACGCCTTCAAGGTAGCCGAGTTTCTGGAAAATCATCCCCGGGTGGAGTGGGTCAGTTATCCCGGTCTGCCGTCGAATCCGGCCTACGAACGGAACGCCGGTTACCTGAAACGGGGTTTCGGCGGGATGGTGGTCTTTGGCATTAAGGGCGGTGCCGAGGCCGGATCGGCCTTTGTTGAAGGCCTGAAGCTCTTCTCTCATGTGGCCAATGTGGGGGACGCCAAGAGCCTGGTTATTCACCCTGCAAGCACTACCCACTCCCAGCTCTCTCCGGAGGACCAGATTACCGCAGGGGTACGGCCGGAACTGATCCGGCTCTCCGTTGGACTGGAACACATCGATGATATTATAGCAGACCTGAAACTTGCTCTGGAGCACGGGGCAGACTGA
- the cysK gene encoding cysteine synthase A, which translates to MAIARNITELVGNTPMVVLAGFAPEGGEILAKLESFNPCGSVKDRIALAMIEDAEKKGMVGLGSLIVEATSGNTGIGLAFVCAQRGYQLVLTMPASMSVERRNLLKLLGARLELTQPEKGMKGAIARAEEILKENKNAFMPWQFDNPANPEVHRRTTAEEIWRDTEGRVDILVAGVGTGGTLTGTGSRLKELNPKLQVVAVEPQASPVLSGGEPGPHRIQGIGAGFIPGVLDTEVIDQIVQVGNTEAMEAALELGRREGILAGISSGAAAHAARIVASRKENLNKRIVVILPDTGERYLSVWSSLES; encoded by the coding sequence ATGGCAATAGCGCGGAATATCACCGAACTGGTGGGCAACACCCCTATGGTAGTCCTGGCAGGTTTTGCCCCGGAAGGCGGGGAGATCCTGGCAAAGCTGGAATCCTTTAATCCCTGCGGAAGCGTAAAGGACCGCATTGCCCTGGCAATGATCGAGGATGCAGAAAAAAAGGGAATGGTGGGCCTGGGAAGTCTGATTGTAGAGGCTACTTCAGGCAACACCGGCATAGGCCTGGCTTTTGTCTGCGCCCAGCGGGGGTACCAGCTTGTATTGACCATGCCGGCCAGCATGTCCGTGGAACGGCGCAACCTGCTGAAACTCCTGGGAGCCCGGCTTGAACTGACCCAGCCTGAGAAGGGTATGAAGGGTGCCATTGCCCGGGCGGAGGAGATTCTCAAGGAGAATAAAAATGCCTTTATGCCGTGGCAGTTCGATAATCCCGCCAATCCCGAGGTCCATCGCCGGACTACCGCCGAGGAGATCTGGAGGGACACCGAAGGCCGGGTCGATATACTGGTCGCCGGGGTCGGCACCGGCGGAACCCTCACCGGAACCGGCAGTCGTCTCAAGGAGCTGAACCCGAAGCTCCAGGTGGTGGCAGTGGAACCCCAGGCCTCCCCGGTTCTCTCCGGAGGAGAGCCGGGGCCCCACAGAATCCAGGGGATCGGGGCCGGGTTTATTCCCGGGGTGCTCGATACAGAGGTCATTGACCAGATTGTACAGGTGGGCAATACCGAAGCCATGGAGGCCGCCCTGGAACTGGGACGCAGGGAAGGAATCCTGGCAGGTATCTCCAGTGGAGCAGCAGCCCACGCCGCCCGTATTGTGGCCTCCAGAAAGGAGAACCTGAATAAACGAATCGTAGTCATTCTTCCCGATACCGGGGAGAGATATCTTTCTGTATGGTCTTCCCTCGAGAGCTGA